Proteins from one Congzhengia minquanensis genomic window:
- a CDS encoding FAD-binding protein: protein MKIVVCAKIIKGEINPFDACALETALRLSDDVTVVSMAPPSAINELTRLTRLGAKVISITDSAYAGSDTLATSYILSCAINKIDYDLIICGRQTIDGDTAQVGPSLATRLNINLITNVLDVSLNDNTLSCKTRIKDETCTLPALITVERINELRFPSIFSKAGTPMLWNNIDLKADLSKCGLNGSPTQVLKTFENEKGKRHCKFISFHELDSLIDDLLKKEKSGIEFSPSKTKLKSVWAIGKEVEQEAFAIAENVIVLDEKDPFKIAEIARKDCPDVILWSADLWGRKNAPIVASLLETGLCADCTALENDGERLYMYRPALGGNIIAKIECKTKPQMATVRTTPDFADIIVSGGKGVANKIDKLEKIALKYNAELGASRGLVDMGKIPYSAQIGLTGKTVCPKIYIAIGISGAVHHTVAIENADTIIAINPDKDARIFEYADFGIIDEF, encoded by the coding sequence ATGAAAATAGTTGTGTGTGCAAAAATAATCAAAGGCGAGATAAATCCATTTGATGCCTGTGCGTTGGAAACAGCGCTTAGACTTAGTGATGATGTAACGGTGGTGTCTATGGCACCACCATCTGCTATAAATGAACTTACTCGCTTAACAAGACTTGGTGCTAAAGTTATATCTATAACAGATAGTGCTTATGCAGGGTCTGATACTTTGGCAACATCATATATTTTGTCTTGTGCAATAAATAAAATCGACTATGATTTAATCATTTGCGGAAGACAAACCATTGATGGTGATACAGCGCAGGTGGGCCCGTCCCTTGCTACAAGACTTAATATTAATCTAATAACAAATGTTTTGGATGTTTCTTTAAACGATAACACTTTAAGTTGTAAAACCCGTATTAAAGATGAAACTTGCACACTTCCTGCATTAATTACAGTAGAGAGGATAAATGAACTTAGATTCCCGAGTATATTTTCAAAAGCGGGAACTCCCATGCTTTGGAACAATATTGATTTGAAGGCAGATTTAAGTAAATGTGGGCTAAATGGATCTCCCACCCAAGTATTAAAAACCTTTGAAAACGAAAAAGGTAAAAGACATTGTAAATTTATTTCTTTTCATGAGTTAGATTCTTTAATTGATGATTTGCTTAAAAAAGAAAAATCGGGTATTGAATTTAGTCCGAGTAAAACAAAATTAAAATCGGTATGGGCAATCGGAAAAGAAGTTGAGCAAGAAGCGTTTGCAATTGCAGAAAATGTTATTGTTCTTGATGAAAAAGATCCATTTAAAATTGCAGAAATAGCAAGAAAAGATTGTCCGGATGTTATTCTTTGGAGTGCAGATTTATGGGGTAGAAAAAACGCACCAATTGTGGCATCGCTTTTGGAAACAGGTTTGTGTGCTGATTGTACTGCACTTGAAAATGATGGTGAAAGATTATATATGTATCGACCTGCTCTTGGTGGAAATATAATTGCCAAAATTGAGTGCAAGACGAAGCCCCAAATGGCAACAGTTCGCACAACCCCTGATTTTGCCGACATTATTGTTTCCGGTGGCAAAGGTGTTGCAAATAAAATAGATAAATTAGAAAAAATTGCATTGAAATATAATGCCGAACTTGGCGCTTCTCGTGGTCTTGTTGATATGGGAAAAATCCCATATAGCGCTCAAATCGGTCTTACAGGGAAAACGGTTTGCCCCAAAATATATATTGCTATAGGAATATCAGGAGCAGTTCATCATACCGTAGCAATTGAAAATGCAGATACTATAATTGCAATAAATCCTGATAAAGATGCACGTATTTTTGAATATGCAGATTTTGGTATAATAGATGAGTTTTAA
- a CDS encoding M13-type metalloendopeptidase: MLAKKITSFLLCAALLGSVPVAMAEEDYATRGDVAAMLLSAADDYNPAVQKTDIIKGYEDGQLHEERSVTRAEALVMLKRAFGELPQPTGHNARVAIPMESFTDIPEWAKTELSGVFQAGIVAGTAPGVFSPNQNVTKDQMELFIDRVFSLYGTNLKDDFYAAVNKDKLNSLEIKPGRTISGTLYDLNDKSTENVDAIIKEIIGGTYEAGSKEQKIADFYKNITDMESRNKAGIAPIQPYLDLVDSAKTTKDLINVQNTLSQEMYITPYMGFNLSVDLKDSTKYMPVFYTFSPSLPKDTYQNGTETQKNSYINYLKNLLVLGGEPEDNAAAMAQKCYDMEAEIAASMMNTEDGNNVDKIYNVFTMQEIKDMFPNVDIDAVFEASGLSKADSFVIFDVERTKAFAGIFSDKNTETLKAWAKISLLSGWGGALNQEFIDAADKFNQEFMGTAGSYSPEERAAMTLQSTMPDYIGEIYAEKYFTEEAKQDVEKMVQDIISVYRKRIENLTWMSGATKERALKKLDTMGIKIGYPDKWETYLDGAEIRSAADGGSYFANMLEIAAAQREYTLSLQNKPVDKTQWIMYPFTVNACYSATQNDITFPAAILQAPMYDVNASYEQNLGGIGYIIAHEITHAFDNNGAKFDENGNAADWWTEEDYAAFQKLCDKMVSFYDAQEGVPGIPMNGTLTLSENVADQGAAACITEIAAGLDNPDFKTLYTSMANCWASTASREYCQFASQADVHSTEKLRVNRVVVNLDEFYEVFDIDENDGMWVALENRVKIW, encoded by the coding sequence ATGCTTGCAAAAAAAATCACTTCTTTTCTGCTGTGCGCGGCGCTGCTTGGCAGCGTTCCTGTGGCAATGGCGGAGGAAGACTATGCAACAAGGGGCGACGTTGCCGCCATGCTGCTTTCCGCGGCAGACGACTATAACCCTGCAGTTCAAAAAACGGATATTATAAAAGGCTATGAAGACGGCCAGCTTCACGAGGAGCGGTCCGTTACCAGGGCCGAGGCATTGGTGATGTTAAAGCGCGCCTTTGGCGAGCTTCCGCAGCCCACAGGCCACAACGCCAGAGTGGCTATTCCAATGGAGAGCTTCACCGATATTCCCGAATGGGCAAAAACCGAGCTTTCAGGCGTGTTTCAAGCAGGAATTGTGGCCGGAACTGCCCCGGGCGTTTTTTCGCCCAACCAGAACGTAACAAAAGATCAGATGGAACTGTTCATCGACAGAGTGTTTTCCCTTTACGGCACAAATTTAAAAGACGACTTTTATGCCGCGGTGAACAAGGACAAGCTAAACAGCCTGGAAATAAAACCGGGCAGAACCATCAGCGGAACGCTGTATGATTTGAACGACAAAAGTACCGAAAATGTGGATGCCATTATTAAAGAAATTATCGGCGGTACATATGAGGCCGGCAGCAAAGAACAAAAAATTGCTGACTTTTATAAAAACATCACAGACATGGAGTCGCGAAACAAGGCCGGCATCGCCCCCATTCAACCATATCTTGATTTGGTTGACTCTGCCAAAACAACAAAAGATTTAATCAACGTGCAAAACACCTTGTCACAGGAGATGTATATAACGCCGTATATGGGCTTTAACCTGTCGGTAGACTTGAAGGACAGCACGAAATATATGCCTGTATTTTACACCTTTTCTCCCAGTCTGCCCAAAGACACTTATCAAAACGGCACAGAAACGCAAAAAAACAGCTATATAAATTATTTAAAAAACCTGCTGGTTTTAGGCGGTGAACCGGAAGATAACGCAGCAGCAATGGCGCAGAAGTGCTATGACATGGAAGCGGAAATTGCCGCCTCTATGATGAACACCGAAGACGGCAACAACGTGGATAAGATATACAACGTCTTCACCATGCAGGAAATTAAGGACATGTTCCCGAACGTGGATATTGACGCGGTGTTTGAAGCGTCCGGTCTTTCCAAAGCAGACAGCTTCGTTATTTTTGACGTAGAACGCACCAAGGCGTTTGCCGGCATCTTCAGCGATAAAAACACCGAAACCTTAAAGGCATGGGCAAAAATCAGTCTGCTCTCCGGCTGGGGCGGCGCGCTGAACCAGGAATTTATCGACGCGGCCGACAAGTTTAACCAGGAATTTATGGGCACCGCAGGCAGTTATTCGCCGGAGGAGCGTGCGGCCATGACGCTGCAAAGCACCATGCCGGACTATATCGGAGAAATTTATGCAGAAAAATATTTCACGGAAGAAGCAAAGCAGGACGTGGAGAAGATGGTGCAGGACATTATATCCGTTTATAGAAAGCGGATTGAAAACCTTACTTGGATGAGCGGCGCCACAAAAGAACGCGCCCTGAAAAAGTTAGACACCATGGGCATTAAAATTGGCTATCCCGACAAATGGGAAACGTATTTAGACGGAGCGGAAATCCGATCCGCGGCAGACGGCGGAAGCTATTTTGCCAACATGTTAGAGATTGCTGCAGCCCAGCGGGAATATACCCTGTCGCTGCAAAACAAGCCTGTGGACAAAACACAGTGGATTATGTATCCCTTCACAGTGAACGCCTGCTACAGCGCAACCCAGAACGACATCACGTTCCCGGCGGCAATTCTGCAGGCGCCTATGTATGATGTAAATGCTTCCTACGAACAAAACCTGGGCGGCATTGGCTACATCATTGCCCATGAAATTACCCACGCTTTTGATAACAACGGCGCAAAGTTCGACGAAAACGGCAACGCTGCCGACTGGTGGACAGAAGAGGACTATGCGGCCTTTCAAAAGTTGTGCGACAAAATGGTAAGCTTTTACGACGCTCAGGAGGGTGTTCCCGGCATTCCCATGAACGGAACGCTCACCTTAAGTGAGAATGTTGCGGATCAGGGAGCGGCTGCCTGCATTACGGAAATTGCAGCCGGACTTGACAACCCGGACTTTAAAACCCTTTACACCAGCATGGCGAACTGCTGGGCGTCTACCGCCAGCAGAGAATATTGCCAGTTTGCGTCCCAGGCAGACGTGCACAGTACGGAAAAGCTCAGAGTGAACCGCGTGGTGGTAAATTTAGACGAATTTTATGAAGTCTTCGACATTGATGAAAACGACGGAATGTGGGTAGCTCTCGAAAACAGAGTGAAAATCTGGTAA
- a CDS encoding helix-turn-helix domain-containing protein gives MLKALGRRIKMARTKANISQKLLAEKVHISSKHLSNIETGNTTVSLPIFLDIANELEVSPDTLLCDSMINAKQAYIKKISLLMKDCDDYEARFIEENLTQMLDSFRKLEKMRREKGS, from the coding sequence ATTTTAAAAGCACTCGGTAGAAGAATTAAAATGGCCAGAACGAAAGCCAACATATCGCAAAAATTGCTGGCTGAGAAAGTTCATATCAGCAGCAAACACCTCAGCAACATTGAAACGGGTAACACCACGGTGAGCCTGCCTATTTTTCTCGATATTGCAAACGAACTTGAAGTTTCTCCCGACACACTTTTGTGTGATTCTATGATCAATGCCAAACAGGCATACATCAAAAAAATCAGTTTACTCATGAAAGATTGCGACGATTACGAGGCGCGGTTCATAGAGGAAAACCTGACACAGATGTTGGATTCGTTTCGAAAGCTTGAAAAAATGAGGCGGGAAAAAGGTTCTTAA
- a CDS encoding PD-(D/E)XK nuclease family protein, whose amino-acid sequence MPLQFVLGRAGSGKSEYCVKQAAQAEEKGLRTLMIVPEQYSHQGESAFLNEKGYIHDDFNVTSFGRLAKKLIAGAGLNHNPTDGAGKAMLVLRAFSSCKNKLVFYRTAADKQGLIRLFMDAVSELKKGQVTPEALQAAAEKTEEHLFSARLRDLSYIYEAYNKLLSESISDSDDDLTLMASLCFDSDYIKNANIFIDEFYRFTQNELACIEAFLAVGASVTVTLTMPGDHVPPNSVFASANNTKKALERIAQNAGAKVLPPVVLNLALRFSSPELSVLEQAMSGKKAVLKTDAPADVSLYVAKGKYEEVVYAAAAIKKFVKETGASYREIAVITGDYDGYADLVQSVFPLYDIPVFADTRRDFLNHPIVLYLFSLFDLLLGITTKRVTAYMKSGFADISEEEAFRLENYALAGAVEFGDWLSDERFLRKARGVFDSEDAQTDEAASCLEVKNRLLKPVLLLKETITAAKTVGGRIAAFLSFFEATHLQEKIEQLISKFQAEGLLRQADEYTEVYNILTQTFSLMEELLGNETIGLSGMRAILEAGLSQKSIGVIPTVYDQVSFGDLNRSVIKNVRAAFVIGANDGIFPPAPAPSALLSDSEREFLLSQGISVAPDAKKLISDAEFSVYTAVNICREKLFVSYPVGDDFGGGLRPSMFISKLKRTFPGLKASNELSLKEQRPETTVASKQSAYTYVLTHMDQLGENDAAKALFSVLMEDEAYRQRLERAQRFFKYTNTAGKLSNDTVLNLYGSSLYGSVSRFERYSACPFSFFIEYGLKAKERKVLKVEAPDIGSLLHEIIERFSAEMKKQNLSFRTITPDEQREMTDAIIENLFGTMFIKNMYSAGRLEALKKRLKSLVSKSVWAICEHVARGEFEPAAFEVKFDKNGELPPVTVALPGGGEVTMSGRIDRIDTLSRGGKLYLKVIDYKSGAKGYSLADIFNGTTLQLAVYMAAAAKGIAEKTNGDTEFGGMFYFRLDDPVLDGTPETGADNAKDIKAFKMSGLSSDDPEVIRAIDGEISGWSAVIPVYLKSDGTVSKSQSKTASREQFETLNRYIHNTLIKIGQEIMGGNVDIRPVKSGKALQCSFCKYVSVCGFDPNIHPCRRAFEFSSDDEVWNKMN is encoded by the coding sequence ATGCCGCTGCAATTTGTGCTCGGACGGGCAGGAAGCGGAAAAAGTGAATACTGCGTGAAACAGGCGGCTCAGGCGGAGGAAAAAGGCTTGCGCACACTAATGATTGTTCCGGAACAATATTCCCATCAGGGCGAGAGCGCCTTTTTAAACGAAAAGGGCTATATTCACGACGATTTTAACGTAACCTCCTTTGGCCGCCTTGCAAAAAAACTCATTGCCGGCGCGGGCCTGAACCATAATCCCACAGACGGCGCAGGCAAAGCCATGCTGGTGTTAAGGGCCTTTAGCAGCTGCAAAAACAAGCTGGTGTTTTACCGCACAGCGGCGGACAAGCAGGGCTTAATCCGTCTATTTATGGATGCGGTTTCCGAACTGAAAAAAGGACAGGTAACGCCGGAAGCGTTGCAGGCAGCAGCAGAAAAAACAGAGGAACACCTGTTTTCGGCGCGGCTGCGCGACCTTTCTTACATCTATGAAGCATATAACAAACTCCTGTCTGAAAGCATTTCAGACAGCGACGACGATTTAACGCTGATGGCGTCTTTGTGCTTTGACAGCGACTATATTAAAAATGCAAATATTTTTATTGACGAGTTCTATCGATTTACACAAAACGAGCTGGCCTGCATTGAAGCATTTCTGGCAGTGGGCGCTTCTGTCACTGTGACCTTGACCATGCCCGGCGATCACGTGCCCCCCAACTCGGTTTTTGCAAGCGCAAACAACACGAAAAAGGCCTTAGAACGCATTGCACAAAATGCGGGTGCAAAGGTTTTGCCCCCTGTGGTGCTAAATCTTGCGCTGCGTTTTTCCTCTCCGGAGCTGTCTGTTTTGGAACAGGCCATGTCCGGCAAAAAAGCGGTTTTGAAAACAGACGCCCCCGCCGACGTTTCCCTCTATGTTGCAAAGGGCAAATATGAAGAGGTGGTATATGCAGCGGCGGCAATCAAAAAATTTGTGAAAGAAACCGGGGCAAGCTACCGCGAAATTGCTGTGATCACCGGTGACTACGACGGCTATGCCGACCTCGTCCAGTCCGTTTTCCCTCTGTATGACATTCCGGTTTTTGCCGACACGCGCCGGGATTTTTTAAACCACCCCATTGTTTTATACCTGTTTTCCCTGTTCGATTTGCTCTTGGGCATCACCACAAAGCGTGTTACGGCCTATATGAAATCGGGCTTTGCGGATATCAGCGAGGAGGAGGCGTTCCGCCTGGAAAACTATGCGTTAGCCGGCGCAGTGGAATTTGGCGACTGGCTCAGCGACGAACGCTTTCTGCGCAAAGCAAGGGGCGTTTTTGACAGTGAAGACGCGCAGACGGACGAAGCCGCATCTTGCCTGGAAGTGAAAAACCGTCTGCTGAAACCCGTTTTGCTGCTGAAAGAAACAATTACGGCAGCAAAAACCGTTGGCGGCCGCATTGCTGCTTTTCTGTCCTTTTTTGAAGCGACTCATCTGCAGGAAAAAATTGAACAGCTTATCAGCAAGTTTCAGGCAGAGGGCCTGCTGCGCCAGGCGGACGAATATACAGAAGTATATAATATTTTAACGCAAACCTTTAGCTTGATGGAAGAGTTGCTGGGAAACGAAACCATAGGCCTTTCCGGCATGCGAGCAATTTTAGAAGCCGGGCTTTCCCAAAAAAGCATTGGAGTGATTCCAACGGTTTACGACCAGGTATCGTTCGGTGATTTAAACCGCTCCGTAATCAAAAACGTCCGCGCGGCCTTTGTTATCGGCGCAAACGACGGAATATTCCCGCCCGCCCCCGCCCCCAGCGCCCTCCTGTCCGACAGCGAACGGGAATTTTTGCTTTCGCAGGGTATATCTGTGGCACCTGACGCAAAAAAACTGATCAGCGACGCAGAATTTTCGGTTTACACTGCTGTGAACATCTGCCGGGAAAAGCTGTTTGTTTCCTACCCCGTGGGGGACGATTTTGGCGGCGGCCTGCGCCCCTCTATGTTCATATCAAAATTAAAGCGCACCTTTCCCGGGCTGAAAGCTTCAAACGAGCTCAGCTTAAAAGAGCAGCGGCCGGAAACAACGGTAGCCTCCAAGCAGTCGGCCTATACCTATGTTTTAACGCATATGGACCAGCTGGGCGAAAACGACGCGGCAAAAGCCCTGTTTTCTGTTTTGATGGAGGATGAAGCTTACCGGCAGAGGCTCGAGAGGGCCCAGCGGTTCTTTAAATATACAAACACAGCCGGAAAACTTTCAAACGACACGGTTTTAAACCTTTACGGCAGCAGTTTATACGGCAGCGTTTCCCGCTTTGAGCGGTATTCTGCGTGTCCGTTTTCATTTTTCATTGAGTATGGGTTAAAGGCAAAGGAACGAAAGGTGTTAAAGGTTGAGGCGCCGGATATTGGCAGCCTGCTTCATGAAATTATTGAGCGGTTTTCCGCAGAAATGAAAAAACAAAATCTGTCTTTTCGCACCATTACGCCAGATGAGCAGCGCGAAATGACAGACGCCATTATAGAAAATTTATTCGGCACTATGTTTATTAAAAATATGTATAGCGCCGGCCGGTTGGAGGCCCTGAAAAAAAGGCTGAAAAGCCTGGTTTCAAAATCTGTTTGGGCCATTTGTGAACATGTGGCCCGGGGAGAATTTGAACCGGCGGCATTTGAAGTGAAGTTCGATAAAAACGGCGAATTGCCTCCTGTAACCGTTGCGCTGCCCGGCGGCGGCGAAGTTACCATGTCTGGCAGAATTGACCGGATTGACACCTTATCCCGCGGCGGGAAGCTCTATTTAAAGGTCATAGACTATAAATCCGGCGCAAAGGGATATTCTCTGGCGGACATTTTTAACGGCACAACCCTGCAGCTCGCCGTATATATGGCGGCCGCAGCAAAAGGAATTGCGGAAAAAACAAACGGTGACACAGAATTCGGCGGCATGTTTTATTTCCGGTTAGACGACCCGGTGTTAGACGGCACACCGGAAACCGGAGCTGACAACGCCAAGGATATAAAAGCCTTTAAAATGAGCGGTCTTTCCTCCGACGATCCGGAGGTTATCCGCGCAATCGACGGAGAAATCAGCGGCTGGTCGGCCGTAATTCCCGTTTACTTAAAGTCAGACGGAACCGTGTCCAAATCGCAGTCGAAAACCGCCAGCAGAGAACAGTTTGAAACGTTAAACCGGTATATTCATAACACGCTTATAAAAATCGGGCAGGAAATTATGGGTGGAAATGTGGATATTCGGCCTGTAAAATCTGGAAAAGCTCTCCAATGCTCTTTTTGCAAATATGTATCTGTGTGCGGATTCGACCCGAATATCCACCCGTGCCGCAGGGCCTTTGAGTTTTCATCTGACGATGAAGTGTGGAACAAAATGAATTAA
- a CDS encoding sialidase family protein: MRNTKKDASYDARNIKNGSKIPVEYYSDQPYVVKADDGAWVLVVTTGAGMEGDAGQHVISMRSTDCGKTWTDVTDVESANSPESSYAVLYKTSSGRIYCFYNFNADNTRSILADDPPFENGVTTRVDTQGHFVFKFSDDCGRSWSKNWYDIPLENFQVDLENPYGGKIKFFWNVGKPFSYNGGVFVPQYKVGKFGEGFMYHSEGTLLFCQNIETETNPEKLTWETFPKGGRGIRTDRAVSNISEEHSFVVLSDNSIFCTFRTVTGHPYCAYSRDGGVSFSKPEPLTYDNGRQVKHPRAANFIWKCENGKYLYWYHNNGCRWYEERNPAWLCGAVEADSPQGKILRFSQPEIVLYDDDINIRISYPDLIEANGEYYITETQKQNAAVNHIDKNLIEGLWAQLENAGRVPKNAATLENGSAMPYLQPFTVKDFEAEIDCRSKFINCGFTLDFDITGENGMLLSTVENEKGIAVEQKDGQLIFSIGDGKFWCTKTTGENALSSGPHHVTIIVDGGPRIVMFIIDGVLYDGGNEQMFGFGWFNRYLSDINGVKYIKINNNANNVKLYLKALTVSEAIAFA; the protein is encoded by the coding sequence ATGCGCAACACAAAAAAAGATGCATCGTACGATGCGAGAAACATTAAAAACGGAAGCAAAATCCCTGTGGAATATTATTCCGACCAGCCCTATGTTGTGAAGGCAGACGACGGCGCGTGGGTGCTTGTGGTGACCACCGGGGCAGGCATGGAGGGCGACGCCGGCCAGCACGTGATTTCCATGCGCAGCACAGACTGCGGCAAAACCTGGACAGACGTAACCGACGTGGAATCCGCAAACAGCCCCGAATCCTCTTATGCGGTGCTTTATAAAACCAGTTCCGGCAGAATATACTGCTTCTATAACTTTAACGCAGACAACACAAGAAGCATTTTGGCAGACGATCCTCCCTTTGAAAACGGCGTAACCACCCGGGTAGATACGCAAGGTCATTTTGTGTTTAAATTCAGCGACGACTGCGGGCGCTCCTGGTCAAAGAACTGGTACGACATTCCCCTTGAAAATTTTCAGGTGGATTTAGAGAACCCCTACGGCGGAAAAATCAAGTTTTTCTGGAACGTAGGCAAGCCATTTTCTTATAACGGCGGGGTGTTTGTTCCCCAATATAAGGTTGGCAAATTCGGAGAAGGTTTTATGTATCATTCCGAAGGGACGCTGTTGTTTTGTCAAAACATCGAAACGGAAACAAACCCCGAAAAGCTTACCTGGGAAACGTTTCCCAAAGGCGGCAGGGGCATTCGTACAGACCGGGCGGTGAGCAATATCTCAGAGGAGCATAGCTTTGTTGTGCTGAGCGACAACAGCATTTTCTGCACCTTCCGAACGGTGACCGGCCATCCCTACTGTGCCTACAGCCGGGACGGCGGCGTGAGCTTTTCGAAACCCGAGCCCCTCACCTACGATAACGGGCGGCAGGTGAAACACCCGCGGGCGGCCAACTTCATTTGGAAGTGTGAAAACGGAAAATATTTATACTGGTATCACAACAACGGCTGCCGGTGGTATGAGGAGCGGAACCCGGCCTGGCTGTGCGGCGCGGTGGAGGCCGACTCTCCCCAAGGTAAAATTTTAAGGTTTTCCCAGCCGGAAATTGTGTTGTATGACGACGACATTAACATTCGCATTTCCTACCCCGACCTCATTGAAGCAAACGGGGAATATTACATAACCGAAACCCAAAAACAGAACGCGGCGGTGAACCACATTGATAAAAATCTGATTGAGGGCCTCTGGGCACAGTTGGAGAACGCAGGACGCGTACCAAAAAACGCTGCGACCCTTGAAAACGGCAGCGCCATGCCCTACCTGCAACCGTTCACCGTGAAAGATTTTGAGGCGGAGATCGACTGCCGCTCAAAATTCATCAACTGCGGCTTTACATTAGATTTCGACATCACGGGAGAAAACGGCATGCTGCTCTCCACCGTGGAAAACGAAAAGGGAATTGCCGTTGAACAAAAAGACGGGCAGTTGATATTCTCCATTGGCGACGGCAAGTTCTGGTGCACCAAAACGACAGGAGAAAATGCCTTATCCTCCGGCCCACACCACGTCACTATCATTGTGGACGGCGGCCCCAGAATTGTAATGTTTATAATTGACGGCGTTTTATATGACGGCGGAAACGAGCAAATGTTTGGATTCGGCTGGTTTAACCGCTATCTGTCCGACATAAATGGCGTGAAATATATAAAAATTAACAATAACGCTAATAATGTGAAGCTATATCTCAAGGCGCTGACGGTGAGTGAAGCCATCGCCTTCGCTTAA
- a CDS encoding TrkH family potassium uptake protein, which produces MIFKKHLRPAAITAIGFLVLILSGACLLSLPFSVRDGVRLSFLDAFFTATSSVCVTGLVTVDPFDTFTGFGQTVIALLIQAGGLGISLIGAAFMLALRKRIGLNERLLLKESINLGSFEGLLMLLKKIFLITIAFELSGAVLSFFSFYPQYSFWRAVQISVFHGISAFNNAGFDILGGMKSLTDYSEDVLLNIVTCTLIFFGGIGFLVIHDLTSAIKFRTVKKLRFHTKVALFMSLGLILAGTLLLKLTGDFTWLESLFNSVSARTAGFATHNLGAFPSAALLVMIALMFIGASPGGTGGGIKTTTLFCALSSTGEAAGLHPGSFFKYKIARNTIVRSSQIITLAFTVVIVGTFLLLFFEPDMSFSQILFEVVSAFGTVGLSCGITPELSSASRIVLIFIMYIGRIGVLTVATMWHSEDDNTFSYPEGYLSVG; this is translated from the coding sequence ATGATATTTAAAAAACATTTACGGCCGGCGGCCATAACTGCCATCGGCTTTTTGGTTCTGATTTTATCCGGCGCATGCCTGCTTTCCCTCCCTTTCAGTGTCCGCGACGGCGTGCGCCTCTCTTTTTTAGACGCTTTTTTTACCGCCACCAGCTCTGTCTGCGTGACGGGCTTGGTGACAGTTGACCCCTTCGACACCTTCACCGGCTTCGGTCAAACCGTCATTGCCCTGCTTATTCAGGCCGGCGGCCTGGGCATTTCGTTAATCGGCGCGGCGTTTATGCTCGCTCTTCGCAAGCGCATTGGTTTAAACGAGCGGCTTTTGCTGAAAGAGTCCATCAATTTAGGCTCCTTTGAGGGCCTTTTAATGCTTTTGAAAAAAATTTTTCTTATTACCATTGCCTTTGAGCTTTCCGGCGCTGTTTTAAGCTTTTTCTCCTTTTACCCACAATATTCCTTTTGGCGCGCTGTGCAAATTTCGGTGTTTCACGGCATTTCTGCGTTTAACAACGCCGGGTTCGACATTTTGGGCGGCATGAAAAGCCTTACGGACTATTCGGAAGACGTGCTGTTGAATATCGTTACCTGCACGCTCATCTTTTTTGGCGGAATTGGTTTTTTAGTCATTCACGACCTTACCTCCGCCATAAAATTCCGCACCGTGAAAAAGCTTCGTTTTCATACAAAGGTGGCGCTTTTCATGAGCTTGGGGTTAATTCTTGCCGGCACGCTTTTGCTGAAGCTGACAGGTGATTTCACCTGGCTGGAATCACTTTTTAACAGCGTGTCTGCCAGAACGGCAGGGTTTGCCACCCATAATCTGGGCGCGTTTCCCAGCGCAGCCCTTCTGGTGATGATTGCGCTGATGTTTATCGGCGCTTCCCCCGGCGGCACCGGCGGCGGCATTAAAACCACCACGCTTTTTTGCGCATTAAGCTCCACTGGCGAGGCGGCGGGCCTGCATCCCGGCTCGTTTTTCAAATATAAAATTGCACGAAACACCATTGTCCGCTCGTCGCAAATCATCACCCTGGCTTTCACTGTGGTGATTGTGGGAACCTTTCTGCTGCTGTTTTTTGAGCCGGACATGAGCTTTTCCCAAATTCTGTTCGAGGTGGTTTCCGCTTTCGGAACGGTGGGGCTTTCCTGCGGCATTACGCCGGAGCTTTCCTCCGCCAGCAGAATTGTGTTAATTTTTATTATGTATATCGGAAGAATTGGTGTTTTAACGGTGGCCACCATGTGGCACTCGGAAGATGACAATACCTTTTCTTACCCGGAGGGCTATTTGTCCGTTGGGTAA